From one Microbacterium aurum genomic stretch:
- a CDS encoding GNAT family N-acetyltransferase, with protein sequence MTETSLIERITAARGADAAGAATGELPLLPPTGDVPVWRMATPDDVDAIHGVLAAADRVDHPTWTTPREEVADTFDLPHIDHTRDTIIGFGVDGEPVAFGSAFLHPSRQGKLTVNLGGAVVPALRRHGIGARVYGWQLSRALQQLAEAASAVADTADTTWSAEVKSYAEETDLGSRRIAEGLGFRAERWFSSMVRDQSEPVGALTPPAGMCVVPYTHDRDDDARQARNDAFRDHWGSLDSQPETWAKFVGGEFFCPDLSRLVVDADGAIAAFCLVSVNEDDWATLGASHAYIDLIGVVREHRRRGLAPLVISGALQAIADAGLAKAVLDVDTASPTGANTLYERLGFVATERSVALVKKI encoded by the coding sequence GTGACTGAGACGAGCCTGATCGAGCGGATCACTGCGGCGCGAGGGGCGGATGCCGCGGGAGCCGCGACCGGAGAACTTCCGCTTCTTCCTCCCACGGGCGACGTGCCGGTGTGGCGGATGGCGACGCCCGACGACGTCGACGCGATCCACGGCGTGCTCGCCGCCGCCGACCGGGTCGACCACCCGACGTGGACAACGCCGCGGGAAGAGGTCGCCGATACGTTCGACCTGCCGCACATCGACCACACCCGCGACACGATCATCGGGTTCGGCGTCGACGGCGAGCCGGTCGCGTTCGGGAGCGCGTTCCTGCATCCGTCCCGCCAGGGCAAACTCACCGTGAACCTCGGCGGCGCGGTCGTACCGGCGTTGCGGCGGCACGGCATCGGCGCGCGGGTCTACGGCTGGCAGCTGTCGCGCGCGCTGCAGCAGCTGGCGGAGGCCGCGAGTGCAGTGGCCGACACGGCCGACACGACGTGGTCGGCCGAGGTGAAGTCGTACGCCGAGGAGACGGACCTCGGCAGCCGGCGCATCGCGGAGGGGCTCGGCTTCCGCGCGGAGCGCTGGTTCTCGTCTATGGTGCGGGACCAGTCCGAGCCGGTCGGTGCCCTGACCCCGCCGGCGGGCATGTGCGTCGTGCCGTACACGCATGATCGTGACGACGACGCCCGGCAGGCGCGCAACGACGCGTTCCGTGACCACTGGGGGAGCCTCGACAGCCAGCCGGAGACCTGGGCGAAGTTCGTCGGCGGCGAGTTCTTCTGCCCCGACCTGTCGCGGCTCGTGGTCGACGCGGACGGGGCGATCGCGGCGTTCTGCCTCGTCTCGGTCAACGAGGACGACTGGGCGACGCTCGGCGCCTCCCACGCGTACATCGATCTCATCGGCGTCGTACGAGAGCACCGCCGGCGAGGGCTCGCTCCGCTCGTGATCTCGGGCGCGCTGCAGGCGATCGCTGACGCCGGGCTGGCGAAGGCCGTGCTCGACGTGGACACCGCGAGCCCCACGGGAGCGAACACGCTCTACGAGCGGCTGGGCTTCGTCGCGACGGAGCGGTCGGTGGCTCTCGTGAAGAAGATCTGA
- the rplQ gene encoding 50S ribosomal protein L17 → MPKPTKGPRLGGGPAHERLLLANLAAALFTHRSITTTETKAKRLRPLAERLITFAKRGDLHARRRVLSVIGDKEVVHVLFAEIAPLVAEREGGYTRITKVGNRKGDNAPMAVIELVLEPVNPKPKSAKRRPEPVEGKSAPAAAAAPAADEAEEKATEAVAEADETQDAADEVAAADSGAEAGAESQEEGAAAEAAAEDAVEK, encoded by the coding sequence ATGCCCAAGCCCACCAAGGGTCCCCGCCTCGGAGGCGGTCCCGCCCACGAGCGTCTGCTGCTCGCGAACCTCGCCGCGGCGCTGTTCACGCACCGCTCGATCACGACGACCGAGACCAAGGCCAAGCGCCTGCGTCCGCTCGCCGAGCGCCTCATCACCTTCGCCAAGCGCGGCGACCTGCACGCCCGTCGCCGGGTGCTGTCGGTCATCGGTGACAAGGAAGTCGTGCACGTCCTGTTCGCGGAGATCGCGCCGCTGGTCGCCGAGCGTGAGGGCGGCTACACCCGCATCACGAAGGTCGGCAACCGCAAGGGTGACAACGCGCCCATGGCTGTCATCGAGCTCGTTCTCGAGCCGGTGAACCCGAAGCCCAAGAGTGCGAAGCGCCGTCCTGAGCCTGTCGAAGGGAAGTCGGCTCCGGCCGCCGCGGCGGCTCCCGCCGCGGACGAGGCCGAGGAGAAGGCCACCGAGGCCGTCGCCGAGGCCGACGAGACTCAGGATGCTGCCGACGAGGTCGCCGCTGCGGACTCCGGTGCCGAGGCCGGCGCCGAGTCGCAGGAGGAGGGTGCGGCCGCCGAGGCTGCGGCCGAGGACGCCGTCGAGAAGTAA